One genomic segment of Streptomyces liangshanensis includes these proteins:
- a CDS encoding ABC transporter ATP-binding protein, which translates to MADTATGPGANSPTLAVSFTGVVKCFGTVRAVDGADLAIPRGETVALLGRNGAGKSTAIGLLLGLDEPDAGTVRLFGETPARAVAAGRVGAMLQDGRPIRRVTVRELVAFVASTFPRPLPVDEVLGLAGLTGLAGRRVDKLSGGQAQRVRFAVALAGGPELIVLDEPTAALDVEARRAFWDSMRAYAGRGNTVLFSTHYLEEADRNADRIVVIDHGRVVADGTGERIRSAAGGHLVSFDLAPGDPQDPHAWGQLPGVVSVEVRGGRALLRTDRSDATVMALAARGAIRRLEVTPATIEDAFVALTKEKV; encoded by the coding sequence ATGGCCGACACGGCGACGGGTCCCGGCGCCAACTCCCCCACCCTCGCCGTGAGTTTCACCGGCGTGGTCAAGTGCTTCGGTACGGTACGGGCCGTCGACGGGGCCGATCTCGCCATCCCCCGGGGCGAGACCGTCGCGCTGCTCGGCCGCAACGGCGCGGGCAAGTCCACCGCCATCGGGCTGCTCCTCGGCCTCGACGAGCCGGACGCCGGGACGGTACGGCTCTTCGGGGAGACGCCCGCGCGGGCCGTCGCGGCCGGGCGCGTGGGGGCGATGCTCCAGGACGGCCGGCCCATCCGCCGGGTGACGGTACGGGAGTTGGTGGCGTTCGTCGCGAGCACGTTCCCGCGTCCGCTGCCGGTGGACGAGGTGCTCGGCCTCGCCGGGCTCACCGGCCTCGCGGGACGGCGCGTCGACAAGCTCTCGGGCGGCCAGGCGCAGCGGGTCCGGTTCGCCGTCGCGCTGGCGGGCGGGCCGGAGTTGATCGTCCTGGACGAGCCGACCGCCGCGCTCGACGTGGAGGCCAGGCGCGCCTTCTGGGACTCCATGCGGGCGTACGCCGGGCGGGGCAACACCGTCCTCTTCTCGACGCATTACCTGGAGGAGGCCGACCGGAACGCGGACCGGATCGTGGTGATCGACCACGGCAGGGTGGTCGCCGACGGGACCGGCGAGCGGATCAGGAGCGCGGCCGGCGGCCACCTGGTGTCGTTCGACCTGGCGCCCGGCGACCCCCAGGACCCGCACGCGTGGGGGCAGTTGCCCGGTGTGGTGTCCGTCGAGGTGCGGGGCGGCCGGGCCCTGCTCCGTACCGACCGCTCGGACGCGACCGTGATGGCGCTCGCCGCCCGGGGCGCGATCCGCCGGCTCGAAGTGACCCCGGCCACGATCGAGGACGCCTTTGTCGCCCTCACGAAGGAGAAGGTGTGA
- a CDS encoding ABC transporter permease has product MRAYIALEVRRTLRDPGFLVFGAGGPVLMYLLFTNIGADNSSAAMEWKVSAMVGMAAYGALGAAVSTGTGIAEDKSQGWLRQLRVTPMSPRRVVAGRALSASVTVLPTLLAVLAAGGLVNGVRLAPGQWVALVVLLWAGALPFTLLGIGNGYRLSAQTTGAVSMGSLMLLAVIGGLWFPIDAFPAWLRSVAAYTPANRFADLGWSATAGHAPGVVTITVLLGWLAVFGSYAVLSYRRSARTA; this is encoded by the coding sequence ATGCGCGCCTACATCGCGCTCGAAGTGCGCAGAACCCTGCGCGACCCCGGCTTCCTGGTCTTCGGCGCCGGCGGGCCCGTGCTGATGTACCTGCTGTTCACCAACATCGGTGCGGACAACAGCTCGGCGGCCATGGAGTGGAAGGTCTCCGCGATGGTCGGCATGGCGGCGTACGGCGCGCTCGGCGCGGCGGTGTCGACGGGCACGGGCATCGCGGAGGACAAGTCCCAGGGCTGGCTACGGCAGTTGCGTGTCACCCCGATGTCGCCCCGCCGGGTGGTGGCGGGCCGGGCGCTGAGCGCGTCGGTGACCGTCCTGCCCACCCTGCTGGCGGTGCTCGCGGCGGGCGGTCTGGTCAACGGCGTGCGCCTCGCGCCGGGGCAGTGGGTCGCCCTGGTCGTGCTGCTGTGGGCGGGCGCGCTGCCGTTCACGCTGCTCGGCATCGGCAACGGCTACCGGCTGTCGGCCCAGACCACGGGGGCGGTGAGCATGGGGTCACTGATGCTGCTGGCGGTGATCGGCGGGCTCTGGTTCCCGATCGACGCGTTCCCGGCCTGGCTGCGGTCGGTGGCGGCGTACACCCCGGCCAACCGCTTCGCCGACCTGGGCTGGTCCGCGACGGCGGGCCACGCACCGGGCGTGGTCACGATCACGGTGCTGCTCGGGTGGCTCGCCGTGTTCGGCTCGTACGCCGTGCTCTCGTACCGCAGGTCGGCGAGGACGGCATGA
- a CDS encoding MFS transporter, which produces MARPSTETDSAPISARTSASPRTWPVILTACAGQFLVVLDVSVVNVALPSMRADLGLTAAGLQWVLNAYAIAFAGFMLLGGRAADLFGRKLMFLTGLAVFTLASLAGGLAQEGWQLLAARAVQGLGAAVLAPATLTILTAAVPPGVARTRAIGTWAAVGAGGGAAGGLVGGVLTDLLSWRWVLLINVPVGALVLVGAVVWLTESRTEQRRRLDLPGAVLVTAGLALVAYGIVQTEEKGWGAAPTLLPLAAGMLLLGLFVVVEARTKAPLMPLGLFRVRAVSAANAAMFVCGAASFSTWFFMTVYIQNVLGYTPLDAGLALIPSSLSIVLGSKLAPRLMARIDARDLAVLGALIAAAGFGWQSTMTADGTYLSAVLGPGILMMVGVGLATTPLAALATAGAAPGEAGLVSGLVNTARTMGGALGLAVLSTAAAARTAGGTSPEALTDGYALAFRTGAGVLLAGVVLMLVWLPRRTET; this is translated from the coding sequence ATGGCCCGACCCTCCACGGAAACCGACAGCGCCCCGATATCCGCCCGCACCTCCGCCTCCCCCCGCACCTGGCCGGTGATCCTCACCGCCTGTGCCGGACAGTTCCTCGTCGTCCTCGACGTGTCCGTGGTCAACGTGGCGCTGCCCTCGATGCGCGCCGACCTCGGGCTGACCGCGGCGGGTCTGCAATGGGTCCTCAACGCGTACGCGATCGCCTTCGCCGGCTTCATGCTGCTCGGCGGCCGCGCGGCGGACCTCTTCGGCCGCAAGCTGATGTTCCTGACGGGCCTCGCGGTCTTCACCCTGGCCTCCCTCGCGGGCGGGCTCGCCCAGGAGGGCTGGCAACTGCTCGCCGCCCGCGCCGTGCAGGGGCTCGGCGCGGCCGTCCTGGCGCCCGCCACGCTCACGATCCTGACCGCCGCCGTGCCCCCGGGCGTCGCCAGGACCCGGGCCATCGGCACCTGGGCGGCCGTCGGCGCCGGGGGCGGGGCGGCCGGCGGACTGGTCGGCGGGGTCCTCACCGACCTGCTGTCCTGGCGCTGGGTGCTGCTGATCAACGTGCCGGTCGGCGCGCTGGTCCTCGTCGGCGCCGTGGTGTGGCTCACCGAGAGCCGTACGGAACAGCGCCGGCGGCTCGACCTGCCCGGCGCGGTCCTGGTGACGGCCGGCCTCGCCCTCGTCGCGTACGGCATCGTGCAGACCGAGGAGAAGGGGTGGGGCGCGGCGCCGACCCTGCTGCCGCTCGCCGCAGGGATGCTGCTGCTGGGGCTGTTCGTGGTGGTGGAGGCGCGGACGAAGGCGCCGCTGATGCCGCTCGGGCTGTTCCGGGTACGGGCGGTGTCGGCGGCCAACGCGGCGATGTTCGTCTGCGGCGCGGCCTCGTTCAGCACCTGGTTCTTCATGACGGTCTACATCCAGAACGTCCTGGGCTACACGCCGCTCGATGCCGGACTGGCCCTGATCCCCAGCTCGTTGAGCATCGTCCTCGGCTCCAAGCTGGCGCCCCGGCTGATGGCCCGGATCGACGCGCGTGACCTGGCGGTGCTCGGGGCGCTGATCGCGGCGGCCGGGTTCGGCTGGCAGTCGACGATGACGGCCGACGGGACGTACCTCTCCGCCGTCCTCGGCCCCGGCATCCTGATGATGGTGGGCGTGGGCCTCGCCACGACCCCGTTGGCGGCGCTGGCCACGGCGGGCGCCGCGCCGGGCGAGGCGGGCCTGGTCTCCGGCCTGGTCAACACCGCGCGCACGATGGGCGGGGCGCTGGGCCTGGCCGTCCTGTCGACGGCCGCGGCGGCGCGGACGGCGGGCGGGACGTCGCCGGAGGCGTTGACCGACGGCTACGCGCTGGCGTTCAGGACCGGGGCCGGGGTGCTGCTCGCGGGCGTGGTGCTGATGCTGGTGTGGCTGCCGCGGCGGACGGAGACGTGA
- a CDS encoding sensor histidine kinase, whose amino-acid sequence MRPEPRAKRGRPGPPSGYALLPWLLLGLGSFSNLVQGETPSPWIGGAGLLVFNSLYIAVVFRSFVPAVRNSSTTWWLLGAMAVTTFGLAGGYGGSWLMFFPLFGLACGSVLRGRLLGYVGFPLTAAAGAVAARHEGWDAITIAYGTFISMMVTAAILTLAETVTELRETRQELARSAVERERLRFSRDLHDLLGHTLSVIVVKAEAARRIAPRDLDSALTQVSDIESVGRQALTEIREAVSGYREGSLSADLDRARSALTAAGVEPLVRLSGPPLEPQTEVLLGWVVREAVTNVVRHSSATHCVITLDGSADQVRLEVTDDGVGPLADLTNLGAGDGDSTTGGNGDAPIPHAGTGIRGLTERLAAAGGSLDTGPAGDRDAPARGFRVTAVLPVDSSARATDLSATGPADADADVDGVTARRGSRWRTARTRLRLPDGPAGRSRNC is encoded by the coding sequence ATGAGGCCCGAACCACGCGCGAAACGGGGCCGGCCGGGGCCGCCCAGTGGGTACGCCCTGCTGCCCTGGCTGCTGCTCGGGCTCGGCTCGTTCTCCAACCTCGTCCAGGGGGAGACCCCGAGCCCCTGGATCGGCGGCGCCGGGCTGCTCGTCTTCAACTCCCTCTACATCGCGGTGGTGTTCCGGTCGTTCGTCCCGGCCGTCCGGAACAGCTCCACCACGTGGTGGCTGCTCGGCGCGATGGCGGTGACGACCTTCGGCCTCGCCGGCGGGTACGGCGGCAGCTGGCTGATGTTCTTCCCGCTCTTCGGGCTGGCCTGCGGGAGCGTGCTGCGCGGCCGGCTCCTGGGGTACGTGGGCTTCCCGCTGACCGCGGCGGCCGGGGCGGTCGCGGCCCGCCACGAGGGCTGGGACGCGATCACCATCGCGTACGGCACGTTCATCTCGATGATGGTGACCGCCGCGATCCTCACGCTCGCCGAGACCGTGACGGAACTGCGTGAGACGCGGCAGGAGTTGGCCCGTTCCGCGGTGGAGCGGGAGCGGCTGCGGTTCTCCCGCGACCTGCACGACCTGCTGGGCCACACCCTTTCCGTGATCGTGGTGAAGGCGGAGGCCGCGCGCCGGATCGCGCCGCGTGACCTGGACTCGGCGCTGACGCAGGTCTCCGACATCGAGTCGGTGGGCCGGCAGGCGCTGACCGAGATCCGCGAGGCCGTCAGCGGCTACCGCGAGGGCAGCCTCTCGGCCGACCTGGACCGGGCGCGCTCGGCCCTGACGGCGGCGGGCGTCGAACCGCTCGTCCGGCTGTCGGGCCCGCCGCTGGAGCCGCAGACCGAGGTGCTGTTGGGGTGGGTGGTACGGGAAGCGGTCACCAACGTCGTACGGCACAGCTCCGCGACCCACTGCGTGATCACGCTCGACGGCTCGGCCGATCAGGTCCGGCTGGAGGTCACGGACGACGGCGTGGGGCCACTCGCCGACCTCACGAACCTCGGCGCCGGGGACGGCGACAGCACCACGGGCGGCAACGGGGACGCACCGATTCCCCACGCCGGTACGGGCATCCGCGGCCTGACCGAACGGCTCGCGGCGGCGGGCGGCTCCCTGGACACCGGCCCGGCGGGCGACCGGGACGCACCGGCGCGCGGCTTCCGCGTGACGGCCGTCCTCCCGGTGGACTCCTCGGCACGGGCCACCGACCTGTCCGCGACCGGACCGGCCGACGCCGACGCAGACGTAGACGGGGTCACGGCCCGGCGCGGGAGCCGGTGGCGGACGGCGCGCACGCGCCTGAGGTTGCCCGACGGCCCGGCCGGCCGCTCCCGCAACTGCTGA
- a CDS encoding MFS transporter: MPQTTHDQFAGTPPVTRERGTGAIVPVLAFAGITVAVMQTLLVPVIKDLPTLLHTAPANATWVMTATLLAGAISTPIMGRLGDLFGKRRMLLASLAVMVVGSLVCGFTDNLLVMIVGRALQGFAMGAIPLGIGIMRDELPREKLGSAMALMSSSIGVGGGLALPAAAVVAQNSDWHTLFFGSAGLGVLSMGLAFFLVPESSVRAAGTFDWLGAIGLSAGLVALLLPITKGSDWGWGSATTLGLFALAAVILLLWGLMELRVAAPLVDLRTTARREVLLTNLTSIMVGVAFYAITLVLPQLLQLPASNGYGLGQSMVVAGLCVAPLGLTMMLTAPLYARISAKYGPKVSLMLGMLVIGVGYGAGLGLMSAVWQTVVISVVVGAGIGLAYSSLPALIIGAVDPSETGAANGLNTLMRSVGTSLSSAVIGMVLAHTSVQVGGVAVPTLHGFRISFVIATAAVIGGLVLASFLPSQAAGRRAAKDAAGGSEALGAATLVAGSGGFRGRVLDAYGVPVARANVTLIDRNGRQAGLTVAGEDGGYTLLPPSDGPFVLAGTATGYAPFACPAVYPGGGVPVEIDLVLAEGAQERVPS; the protein is encoded by the coding sequence ATGCCGCAGACGACGCACGATCAGTTCGCCGGGACTCCCCCGGTCACCCGGGAGCGCGGAACCGGCGCCATCGTCCCCGTCCTCGCCTTCGCGGGCATCACCGTCGCGGTGATGCAGACACTTCTCGTCCCGGTCATCAAGGACCTGCCCACCCTGCTGCACACGGCGCCGGCCAACGCCACCTGGGTCATGACCGCCACGCTCCTCGCCGGCGCCATCTCCACCCCGATCATGGGCCGCCTCGGCGACCTGTTCGGCAAACGGCGCATGCTCCTCGCGAGCCTCGCCGTCATGGTCGTCGGCTCCCTGGTCTGCGGCTTCACCGACAACCTGCTCGTGATGATCGTCGGCCGGGCCCTCCAGGGCTTCGCCATGGGCGCCATCCCGCTGGGCATCGGCATCATGCGCGACGAGCTGCCGCGCGAGAAGCTCGGCTCGGCGATGGCCCTGATGAGCTCCTCCATCGGCGTCGGCGGCGGACTCGCCCTGCCCGCCGCCGCGGTGGTGGCCCAGAACTCCGACTGGCACACGCTGTTCTTCGGCTCGGCCGGCCTCGGCGTGCTGTCGATGGGCCTGGCGTTCTTCCTCGTACCGGAGTCGTCGGTACGGGCCGCGGGCACGTTCGACTGGCTCGGCGCGATCGGGCTCTCCGCCGGACTCGTCGCCCTGCTGCTGCCGATCACCAAGGGCAGCGACTGGGGCTGGGGGTCGGCCACCACGCTCGGCCTCTTCGCCCTGGCCGCCGTCATCCTGCTGCTCTGGGGCCTGATGGAGCTGCGCGTCGCGGCCCCGCTGGTCGACCTGCGCACCACGGCCCGCCGTGAGGTGCTGCTCACCAACCTCACCTCGATCATGGTCGGGGTGGCGTTCTACGCCATCACGCTCGTCCTGCCGCAACTGCTCCAGCTCCCCGCGTCCAACGGCTACGGCCTCGGGCAGTCCATGGTGGTCGCGGGCCTGTGCGTGGCGCCGCTCGGCCTGACGATGATGCTGACCGCTCCCCTCTACGCCCGGATCTCCGCCAAGTACGGGCCCAAGGTGTCCCTCATGCTCGGCATGCTGGTCATCGGCGTCGGGTACGGCGCGGGGCTCGGCCTGATGAGCGCCGTGTGGCAGACCGTGGTCATCTCCGTCGTCGTGGGCGCCGGGATCGGGCTGGCCTACTCCTCGCTGCCCGCGCTGATCATCGGCGCGGTCGACCCGTCGGAGACGGGTGCGGCGAACGGGCTCAACACCCTGATGCGGTCCGTCGGTACGTCGCTGTCGAGCGCCGTCATCGGGATGGTCCTCGCGCACACCTCCGTCCAGGTCGGCGGGGTGGCGGTGCCCACGCTGCACGGCTTCCGGATCTCGTTCGTCATCGCGACGGCCGCGGTGATCGGCGGCCTGGTACTGGCGTCCTTCCTGCCGTCGCAGGCGGCGGGGCGGCGGGCCGCGAAGGACGCGGCGGGCGGGAGCGAGGCGCTCGGCGCGGCCACCCTGGTCGCCGGGTCCGGCGGTTTCCGGGGCCGGGTGCTGGACGCGTACGGGGTGCCCGTCGCGCGGGCGAACGTCACCCTGATCGACCGCAACGGGCGGCAGGCGGGGCTGACCGTCGCGGGCGAGGACGGCGGCTACACGCTGCTCCCGCCGTCCGACGGCCCCTTCGTGCTGGCGGGGACGGCCACGGGGTACGCGCCGTTCGCGTGCCCGGCCGTGTACCCGGGCGGCGGGGTGCCGGTGGAGATCGACCTGGTGCTGGCGGAGGGCGCGCAGGAGCGGGTGCCGTCCTGA
- a CDS encoding response regulator transcription factor, with amino-acid sequence MPQDHRPAPEIRVLLAEDQGMMRGALALLLGMEADMEVVAQVGAGDAILGAALASRPDVALLDIELPGLSGLDAAALLRDRVPGCRVLILTTFGRPGYLRRAMEAGAAGFLVKDGPVEELAGAIRRVLAGETVIDPALAAAALSAGPSPLTARERDALNASADGATVADIAAKLHLSESTVRNYLSSAIGKTATRNRMEAVRAARRQGWL; translated from the coding sequence ATGCCGCAGGACCACCGCCCGGCCCCGGAGATACGGGTCCTCCTCGCCGAGGACCAGGGGATGATGCGGGGCGCTCTCGCGCTGCTGCTCGGGATGGAGGCGGACATGGAGGTCGTCGCGCAGGTGGGCGCCGGTGACGCCATCCTGGGGGCCGCGCTCGCCTCGCGCCCCGACGTGGCCCTGTTGGACATCGAACTGCCGGGCCTGAGCGGGCTGGACGCCGCCGCCCTGCTGCGGGACCGGGTGCCCGGCTGCCGGGTCCTGATCCTCACCACGTTCGGGCGGCCCGGCTATCTGCGCCGGGCCATGGAGGCGGGGGCGGCGGGTTTCCTGGTCAAGGACGGGCCCGTGGAGGAGCTGGCGGGGGCGATCCGCCGGGTGCTGGCGGGCGAGACCGTCATCGATCCGGCCCTGGCCGCCGCCGCGTTGAGCGCCGGGCCCAGCCCGCTCACGGCGCGCGAGCGGGACGCGCTGAACGCGTCGGCCGACGGGGCGACCGTCGCCGACATCGCGGCGAAACTGCACCTGTCCGAGTCGACCGTACGGAACTACCTCTCGTCGGCCATCGGCAAGACCGCCACCCGCAACCGCATGGAGGCGGTACGGGCGGCCCGCCGTCAGGGCTGGCTCTGA